A genomic window from Glycine max cultivar Williams 82 chromosome 17, Glycine_max_v4.0, whole genome shotgun sequence includes:
- the LOC100813722 gene encoding uncharacterized protein, protein MTLVSSLCSCSLIPFSSSFPLTSNHYGFANIFRAQIQSSASTNICTQKIDTNLLTIAESFYEDELWAAACLRVRSFNQFRADAFGIQDHTRYLADREFEALKERVSGKRMGFRRVSCINASLPLPHIATLSDDLCSSCKFSTNGEDRIVVGTLDLNQCFSLPDEIVGAKPEVIGADITRAYLSNVCVAKELHRNGLAYALLEKSKLVAYDWGITDLYVHVAVDNEPAKKLYIKSGFVYESDEPAWQARFLDRPRRLLLWSGFSRT, encoded by the exons atgacactTGTTTCTTCCCTCTGTTCCTGTTCTCTAATTCCTTTTTCCTCATCATTTCCGTTGACATCTAATCACTATGGTTTTGCCAACATATTCAGGGCCCAAATCCAATCCTCAGCTTCCACGAATATTTGCACCCAAAAAATCGACACCAATCTCTTAACCATCGCTGAATCCTTCTACGAGGATGAGCTCTGGGCTGCTGCCTGTCTTCGCGTCCGTTCCTTCAATCAGTTCCGCGCCGACGCCTTCGGAATACAA GATCATACGAGGTACTTGGCTGACCGCGAGTTCGAAGCACTGAAGGAGCGTGTTTCAGGGAAAAGAATGGGCTTCAGAAGAGTCTCTTGCATAAATGCTTCGCTTCCATTGCCCCATATTGCCACCCTCTCCGATGATTTATGCTCTTCATGTAAG TTTTCTACCAATGGAGAGGACCGGATTGTAGTTGGTACTCTTGATCTTAATCAATGCTTTAGCCTTCCTGATGAAATTGTAGGGGCGAAGCCGGAG GTCATTGGAGCTGATATCACAAGGGCATACCTCAGTAATGTATGTGTTGCTAAAGAACTGCACAGAAATGGGTTGGCTTATGCACTTCTTGAAAAGTCAAAGTTAGTTGCTTATGATTggg GCATAACAGATTTGTACGTCCATGTTGCTGTCGACAATGAACCAGCGAAGAAATTGTATATAAAGAGTGGGTTTGTCTATGAAAGTGATGAACCTGCGTGGCAGGCCAGGTTTCTAGATCGACCCCGAAGACTTCTCTTATGGTCAGGGTTTTCAAGGACCTAA